One stretch of Pelmatolapia mariae isolate MD_Pm_ZW linkage group LG3_W, Pm_UMD_F_2, whole genome shotgun sequence DNA includes these proteins:
- the LOC134646702 gene encoding uncharacterized protein LOC134646702, which produces MMEKLQDRLMYRLQTVKVVHEADLNRVLDKGHAMYSDARERFVNSVFLACDELPTVVTSRRHEYQVEIHSQFARYGTFDGEAQHSHHCSIIIHRNQPGPPSSSVSLQSDTSFDRLIHFKDQQVSPAESRQNLIDLGFKYSLSVSGDYQRTHNILEEIARPPGSPWMVCPPSKRRRRRRERKQKRGCRSGSDARLRKQPHRPALPSLFVSNARSITHKLDELELQIATTSFARNCSIILITDSWLHPLIPDAAVELAGRTLHRHDRTSNSGKSRGGGLCVYVHNEWCCNSRIIHTHCSPDLEVLAVSCRPFYIPREFTVVIVIAVYIPPDANVGTALSLLLNTINKQLAHPDGVFIVAGDFNKACLQTVLPKFVQFVDFATRGEHTLDRVYSNIRHAFRATPLPHLAGSDHLCMSLTPTYTPLLRKTKPQTKTIKTWPEGALSQLQDCFSSTVWDLFSSHNLQEYTDTVLSYIRNCVDNVTVNKRVRVFPNQKPWMNSEVQSLLKSRNTAFKSGDRAAYRAARADLSRGIRKAKAAYRRRIEDHFADNDPRKMWQGINHITNYRSNNQATARTDASLAEDLNRFFARFETTRPSAVTPLPPAPSTGTLTLREHQVRRVLRVEQESSEVSSGQSAQQHQTQLDSIFMLLEKNIITFVKKELKKIQKVLSPPYPECLESQREDDDHRRSREAFVKITLNFLRRMNEEELANRLQSELSATVCHQKLASKLKKKFQCVFEGTANTGNPTLLNQIYTELYITEGGTAEVNDEHEVRQIETASRKPDRSETTIRQEDIFKASHGRDEPIRTVLTMGVAGIGKTVLTQKYTLDWAEGKANQDIQFIFPFTFRELNVLKEEKFSLVELVHHFFTDTKEAGICSFEDFQVVFIFDGLDECRLPLDFHNTTILTDPRKSTSVDVLLINLIKGYLLPSARLWITTRPAAANQISSKWVNMVTEIRGFTDPQKEEYFSKRFRGEEASRIISHIKTSRSLHIMCHIPVFCWITATVLEDVLETREGGQLPKTLTEMYIHFLVVQAKVKRMKYDGGAETDPHWSTESRKMIESLGKLAFDQLQKGNLIFYESDLTECGIDIRAASVYSGVFTQIFKEERVLYQDKVFCFIHLSVQEFLAALHVHLTFINSGINLMEEQQTTGFWWPFQFMLWFKPFPEKINLYQSAVNKALQSPNGHLDLFLRFLLGLSLETNQTLLRGLLTQTGSISQTDQETVQYIKKKLSENLSAEKSINLFHCLNELNDRSLVEEIQQSLRSGSLSTDKLSPAQWSALVFILLSSEEDLDVFDLKKYSASEEVLLRMLPVVKVSNKALLGGCFLSDRTCKALPSVLSSLSSHLRDLDLSNNNLQDSGVKLLSVGLASPNCKLKSLSLSGCLITGEGCTFLASALSSNPSHLRELDLSYNHPGDSGMKVLSDGQNDPRWRLETLRVEPAGEQWLTPGLRKYSCQLTIDTNTIHTNLKLSDDYRKVGHVKEVQSYPDHPDRFDAPQLLCRNGLTGRSYWEVEWRGDICISVSYRRIRRKGNSDDCVFGQNDQSWSLDCSDNGPRSVRHNKETTFISCSSSSSFYFSSFFSSPSNRVAVYVDCPAGTLSFYSLSSDTLIHLHTFNTTFTETLYPGFWVSPGSSVSLC; this is translated from the exons TCGCCAGAACCTAATTGACCTAGGTTTCAAATATAGTTTGTCTGTTTCTGGCGATTATCAGCGAACACACAACATCCTGGAAGAGATAGCGAGACCGCCAGGGTCACCGTGGATGGTCTGCCCGCCCAGCAAGCGTAGGAGGCGAcggagggagagaaagcagaagaggGGATGCCGGTCGGGCTCAGATGCTAGGCTACGCAAACAACCACACCGGCCAGCACTTCCGAGCCTTTTCGTATCGAACGCCAGATCCATCACCCACAAATTGGACGAATTGGAGCTACAGATAGCCACCACGAGCTTTGCACGCAACTGCAGCATTATTCTTATTACGGACTCGTGGCTTCACCCGCTGATTCCCGACGCTGCAGTCGAGTTAGCAGGCCGCACGCTACACCGGCACGACAGAACCAGCAACTCAGGTAAAAGCAGAGGAGGGGGGCTATGTGTTTACGTGCATAACGAGTGGTGTTGTAACAGCAggatcattcacacacactgttctCCGGATTTGGAGGTTCTGGCAGTCTCGTGCAGACCTTTTTATATCCCGAGGGAGTTTACTGTAGTGATTGTGATAGCTGTTTACATACCGCCGGATGCTAACGTTGGCACGGCTCTCAGCCTCTTGCTTAACACCATCAACAAACAGCTTGCCCACCCCGATGGGGTTTTTATTGTCGCCGGCGACTTTAACAAAGCGTGCCTACAGACTGTGCTTCCTAAATTTGTCCAGTTTGTGGACTTTGCTACGAGAGGTGAACACACTTTGGACCGTGTCTATTCAAACATCAGGCATGCTTTCAGAgcgacacccctcccccacctggcTGGATCTGACCACCTCTGCATGTCCCTCACCCCCACCTACACCCccctgctgagaaaaacaaagccccagacaaagacaataaaaacctgGCCTGAAGGAGCCCTCTCTCAACTGCAGGACTGCTTCTCATCTACTGTATGGGATTTATTCTCCAGCCACAACCTCCAGGAGTACACGGACACTGTACTCTCCTACATCAGGAACTGTGTTGATAATGTCACCGTCAACAAAAGGGTCAGGGTGTTTCCAAACCAAAAACCCTGGATGAACAGCGAAGTGCAATCCCTCCTAAAAAGCCGCAACACTGCCTTCAAGTCAGGGGACAGGGCTGCGTACAGGGCGGCCAGGGCAGACCTGAGCAGAGGGATCAGGAAAGCTAAGGCTGCCTATAGAAGGAGGATTGAAGATCACTTTGCTGACAACGACCCCAGAAAAATGTGGCAGGGGATCAATCACATTACCAACTACAGAAGCAATAACCAGGCGACAGCTAGGACTGATGCCTCGCTGGCTGAGGATCTAAATCGTTTCTTCGCCCGCTTTGAGACGACCAGGCCctcagctgtcacaccactTCCACCCGCCCCCAGCACCGGCACACTAACACTTAGGGAACATCAAGTGAGGCGTGTTCTAAG AGTGGAGCAGGAGAGCTCAGAGGTTtccagtggtcagtctgcccagcagcatcaaacacagctggactccatatttatg ctgctggagaagaacatcatcacttttgtgaagaaagagctgaagaagatccagaaggttctgagtccaccttacccagaatgcttagaGAGTCAGAGGGAGGATGATGATCAtaggaggagcagagaggcatttgtgaagatcacacTAAACTTCCTAAGGAGAATGAATGAGGAGGAGCTGGCTAACCGTCTGCAGAGTG AACTTTCTGCTACAGTTTGTCATCAGAAACTTGCATCtaagctgaagaagaagttccagtgtgtgtttgaggggactGCTAAcacaggaaacccaacccttctgaatcagatctacacagagctctacatcacagagggagggactgcagaggtcaatgatgaacatgaggtcagacagattgaaacagcatccaggaaaccagacagatcagaaacaacaatcagacaagaagacatctttaaggCCTCAcatggaagagatgaaccaatcagaacagtgctgacaatgggagtggctggcattgggaaaacagtcttaacacagaaatacaccctcgATTGGGCTGAAGGCAAAGcaaaccaggacatccagttcatatttccattcactttcagagagctgaatgtgctgaaagaggaaaagttcagcttggtggaacttgttcatcacttctttactgacaccaaagaagcaggaatctgcagctttgaagacttccaggttgtgttcatctttgatggtctggatgagtgtcgacttcctctggacttccacaatactacaatcctaactgaccctagaaagtccacctcagtagatgtgctgctgataaacctcatcaagGGGTATCTacttccctctgctcgcctctggataaccacacgacctgcagcagccaatcagatttccTCTAAATGGGTTAACATGGTCACAGAgatcagagggttcactgacccacagaaggaggagtacttcagcaAGAGATTCAGAGGTGAggaggccagcaggatcatctcccacatcaagacatcacgaagcctccacatcatgtgccacatcccagtcttctgctggatcactgctacagttctggaggatgtgctggaaaccagagagggaggacagctgcccaagaccctgactgagatgtacatccacttcctggtggttcaggccaaagtcaAGAGGATGAaatatgatggaggagctgagacagatccacactggagtacagagagcaggaagatgattgagtctctgggaaaactggcttttgatcagctgcagaaaggaaacctgatcttctatgaatcagacctgacagagtgtggcatcgatatcagagcagcctcagtgtactcaggagtgttcacacagatctttaaagaggagagagtactgtaccaggacaaggtgttctgcttcatccatctgagtgttcaggagtttctggctgctcttcatgtccatctgaccttcatcaactctggaatCAATCTAatggaagaacaacaaacaacaggCTTTTGGTGGCCTTTCCAGTTTATGCTGTGGTTTAAACCATTTCCAGAGAAAATAAATCTttaccagagtgctgtgaacaaggccttgcagagtccaaatggacacctggacttgttcctccgcttcctcctgggtctttcactggagaccaatcagactctcctacgaggtctgctgacacagacaggaagtatcTCACAGACCgatcaggaaacagtccagtacatcaagaagaagctcagtgagaatctgtctgcagagaaaagcatcaatctgttccactgtctgaatgaactgaatgatcgttctctagtggaggagatccaacagtccctgagatcaggaagtctctccacagataaactgtctcctgctcagtggtcagctctggtcttcatcttactgtcatcagaagaagatctggatgtgtttgacctgaagaaatactctgcttcagaggaggttCTTCTGAGaatgctgccagtggtcaaagtctccaacaaagctct ACTAGGTGGCTGTTTCCTCTCGGATAGAACCTGTAAAGCTCTGCcctcagttctcagctcccTGTCATCTCATCTGAGGGACCTGGACTTAAgtaacaacaacctgcaggattcaggagtgaagcttcttTCTGTTGGATTGGCTAGTCCAAACTGTAAACTGAAAAGTCTCAG tctgtcaggctgtctgatcacaggaGAAGGCTGTACTTTCCTGGCCTCAGCTCTaagctccaacccctcccatttgagagagctggacctgagctacaatcatccaggagactcaggCATGAAAGTGCTGTCAGATGGACAGAATGATCCACGCTGGAGACTGGAGACGCTCAG ggtggagcctgctggagaaCAATGGTTGacaccaggtctgaggaagt attcctgtcaactcacaatcgacacaaacacaataCACACAAACCTCAAACTGTCTGACGACTACAGGAAGGTGGGACATGTgaaggaggttcagtcatatcctgatcatccagacagatttgatgctCCTCAGCtactgtgtagaaatggtctgactggtcgctcttactgggaggtcgagtggagaggagacatttgtatatcagtgagttacagaagaatcagaaggaaaggcaACAGTGATGACTGTGTGTTTGGGCagaatgatcagtcctggagtctggacTGCTCTGATAATGGCCCCCGTTCTGTCAGGCACAATAAAGAAACAACATTCATCTCTTGCTCCTCATCGTCGTCCTTCTACTTCTCCTCCTTCTTTTCATCCCCCTCcaacagagtagcagtgtatgtggactgtcctgctggcactctgtccttctacagtctctcctctgacactctgatccacctccacaccttcaacaccacattcactgaaactctttatcctgggttttggGTTAgtcctggttcctcagtgtccctgtgctga